Within Metabacillus schmidteae, the genomic segment TAAAGCTGAAGGAGCAAGATCAAATATTGAATGTGATACACTTATCATGGATAACCAATCAACATCTGATACAATTCCATACAACGAGATCTTAAACGACAATATCTCACTTGAGCACGAAGCAAAAGTATCGAAAGTATCAGAAGAGCAATTATTCTATCTAATGAGCCGTGGTATTTCAGAAGAAGAAGCAACTGAAATGATCGTAATGGGCTTCATTGAGCCATTTACAAAAGAGCTTCCAATGGAATATGCAGTTGAAATGAACCGCCTGATTAAGTTTGAAATGGAAGGTTCTATCGGTTAATATCAAATAAATAAAACGGGACTGACAATTGTGTCGGTCCCGTTTTTCTATCTTTTCCAGTCATGGTATAGTATGAGTAGGTAATCTAAAACTTTATCCCAGGGTGATTTTAGAATGTCAACCATTCAAATAGGATTAACTGGCTGGGGAGATCACGATTCTCTCTACGTTAACTCAAATACAACAACAAAATTACAGGAATATGCTGCTCATTTTCCAACGGTCGAAATTGATTCTACATTTTATGCTATTCAACCTGAGCGTAATATGGAAAAATGGGTCAGAGATACACCAGAAGGTTTTCAATTTATTGCAAAAGCCTATCAAGGGATGACTGGGCATCTTCGTGGTGAGATTCCTTTTGATCATAAAATCGACATGTTCAATGCTTATCTAAAGTCATTAGAGCCATTAAAAGCATCTAAAAAGCTTGCAATGGTACTTTTTCAATTTCCACCATGGTTTTCATGTACAAAAGAGAATGTAGAATATTTAAAATGGTGCAGAGAAAAAATGGGGGATACAGAGGTTGCGCTTGAATTTCGAAATCGATCCTGGTTTTCACCAACGTACTATGAAAAAACCTTGCAATTTATGGAGATGGAGGACTGGATTCATAGCATCGTCGATGAACCGCAAGCTGGTGAAAGATCCATACCCACCGTATTACATCCTACAAATCCTCATAAAACCTTAATAAGACTTCATGGTCGTAATGTTTATGGCTGGAATAAGCCTGCAAACGGTGATGATTGGCGGGATGTACGATATTTATACAAATATAATGAACAGGAATTACAAGAATGGCAAGAGCATCTATCAAAAATCAAAAGCCATACAGAGACGATCTTTATGCTTTTTAATAATAACTCTGGTGGTGACGCTGCAGAGAATGCAAAGATGATGATTTCACTACTTGGAATACATTACTCAGGACTTGCTGAAAAACAATTAAGCTTGTTTTCAGATGAAGACTAAGATAATCTTTGTGTGGCCTCGTGTAGCTGGCATATGAAATAAGGAGAGAGGAATATGTTAGAGACAGTCCACCTATATCATACGAACGATTTACATAGTCATTTTGAAAACTGGCCTTCTATTGTTCAGTTTCTTAAGACAAAAAAGAACGATCACAAAGAGCAGCAGGAACAAATGATTTTACTCGACATTGGCGATCATGCAGATCGATTTCATCCAATTACCGAGGCAACAAAAGGCAAGGCGAATGTTCACTTATTAAACCATTTAGAGTATGATGCTGTGACAATTGGAAACAACGAAGGAATTACGTTTTCACATGATGATCTTGACACACTTTATGAGCAAGCACAGTTTCCGGTCATTCTTTCAAATTTGTATACTGAGTTAGGAGAAAGACCGAAATGGGTAGTCCCATATCATATAGTAACTTTACATAATGGTATGAAAATGGCTTTATTAGGTGTAACTGTCTTTTATGAGAAGTTTTATGAATTATTAGGCTGGAAAATAAAAGATCCTTTTCAAAGTTTAACAGAAACGATTCAGCAGGTTAGGGATCAAGTAGATATCATTATTCTACTTTCCCATTTAGGAATTAGTGATGATGAAATCATTGCAAATGAGTTTCCGGACATTGATGTCATCATAGGTGGACATACTCATCATGTGCTCCCAGAGGGAAAAGAAATTAACCAAACTCTTATAGCGGGAGCTGGAAAATACGGTCAATATATTGGTCATATATCCTTAACTATTAATACAGAAGAAAAAAAGATCCAGACTCATAAAGCAACTCTTTATCCTATGGAACACGAAAAGAAGGTATGTAAAGAGACTGTCCAGTGGTTACAGCAAATGAGTATGAGTAGTGATCAAATTCTTTCAGAAGTTGTCGGTATATCTAGCGAAAATTTATCTCTTGATTGGTTTCATGACTCTACTTTTCCAAAGCTTCTTGTACAAGCCATTAAGGAGTGGTGTGATGGTGAAGTAGCGATGGTGAATTCGGGAATCATTTTAGAACCTCTGCAAGTAGGACCTGTGACAAGAAAGGATCTTCATCGTATTTGTCCGCATCCTATTAATCCTTGCAAAGTTTTCCTAAAAGGAGATGTATTGAAAGAAGTAATTGTCCAATCTAGAGATGAAAAGATGGAACAATTAAAGTTAAAGGGATTAGGATTTAGAGGAAAAGTAATGGGACGAATGGTATTTGAAGGGATTGACGTCCGTATGAAAGTGTTACTGGATGGAAAAGAGCATGTAACAGATATCTTCATAAACGGTGAACCGATCCAAGAAGATCGCATTTATGGAGTCGCAACAATTGACATGTTCACACTTGGTCCATTATTTCCCGAAATCAGTCATGCTGAAAAGAAAATCTTCTATATGCCTGAACTTCTGCGAGATTTATTAGCCTGGAAATTAGGCAGGAAATCCAACTAAAGTATAGGCAATTATCTACACGTATCCTTTCTTAGTTCATAAAAATATAACAAGAAAGGAGTGTAGAGAAGATGGTGACTATGACACCAATTGTCATTGATGGAAACCAATTTACTGCTATTACGGTTGCATTGCCAAAGACAAATTTTATGGCAATAACAAACGAAAAGGGATATATTATGTGCGGCGCACTTGATGTCGCTTTATTAAATGAAAAGCTTAAAGATAGGGGAATTATTGCAGGGCGTGCTGTAGGGGTTCGCACAATTGAACAGCTTCTTGAGGCACCTTTAGAATCAGTCACATATGAGGCTGAAACACGTGGAATTACCGTTGGAACAAAAGGAAAAGATGCTTTACTTAAGATGATATAGGGCAACTTCGAGAGAAAAATAAAATAAAAAATTAGCGTACATCCCTCCATACATGCATAAACATAGCTTGTAAAGGAGGGATTTGTTTTGGCTAAATTTCGCGGACGACGCCCGCGTAGAGGGCCTTTACCTTTTCGATATGTTGTATTATTAACATGTGTTATTTTTATATTACTAACCTCTGTCAGCTTTTGGATTGTAAATGTCCAGATTGAATCCACGATGATGAAAATTGCAAAGTTAGAGGCGAATAAAGTAGCAACCACAATCATTCATGATGCGGTTGAAGAAGAAATTATGACGAATGAGGAACAAGAGAATTTAGTTAAGATTGATAAGGACTCTGAAGGAAATGTAAATTCATTTACATTTAATCAACGAGCTGTTGCAATGGTTAAGAAAAGAGTAACCGATAATGTCACAAAAAAGCTCGGTGAAATAGAGAGGAATAATTTCCATGGAATGACACCTAACACAGACGGAGATAATGGAATCATTTATGAAATTCCTTTAGGTAAGATCACAGGAAACTCTATATTAAGTACACTCGGACCTGGAATACCAATTGAGTACTATTTAATAGGAGATGTATTTACTGATATTAAAACATCGACAAAGGAATATGGAATTAATAATGCCGTTCATGAGATCGGTATATTTGTAGAGGTAAGTGTACAGGTAGTCATTCCGTTTGCTACAGATGTGGTAAAAGCAGTAAATACGATTCCGGTTGTGATTCAAACCGAGCAAGGAGAAGTACCTGAATATTATAACAGTGGTGACGAAGGTGCAGACCATTCCATAGAATTACCAAAAAAATAATAGTTGTACTTATTAAACTATTCTAGTAGAATGATTTATGTTAAATAAATATTGACCTTTCATCACCTTATCTCATGATGAGGTAGAGGCGCAAAAAACAAGAGTACAATATGTGAGTATGACATCGAAGATCATATTGGAAAGGGTTTTTTGCCGAAGTAAATGTTTGCTAGTCAGGTTGCATTTGCTGGTATTACTTTAAATAAAGGTAATACTGTCATTATAGAAATCTATAATGGAGGGCTACTGATCGAGATGGAGGATAACATAGCATTATTCTAAAAACAAGAGTAATGATCGTTATTTTCTATTATTACTCAACTATCAACGTCAGAGCCTTCCATAATAAAATACGGGAGGCTTTTTTGCATCATGTCAGGCACTATTTTTTCTATTATTCCACCTATTATTGCCATATTAATGGTCGTTATAACGAGAAGAGTTTTACTTTCTCTTGGAGTCGGAATTGTTTCCGCAGCTTTAATCCTTAAAGATTTTTCAATTACTGATTCAGGATTAGTAATCTTAGAGGCAATTAAGGCTATCTTTATTTCTGATGGTGAATTGAATACATGGAATGTTTACATTCTCCTATTTTTACTTCTTTTAGGAATCATTACAGCCCTTATTTCTATCTCAGGTGGAAGCCGTGCTTTTGGAGAGTGGGCTCAAAAACGTGTGAAGACCCGTGCTGGTGCACAATTAACAGCAGCGTTTCTTGGAATTTTAATCTTTATTGACGATTATTTTAATGCACTTGCAGTTGGACAAGTTAGTCGTCCAATTACAGATCGCCAAAAAGTTTCACGAGCAAAACTTGCTTATATTATTGATTCAACTTCTGCACCAGTTTGTGTAATTTCTCCTGTTTCTAGTTGGGGAGCCTATATTATCGCGATGATTGCGACAATTTTAACAACACATGGAGTAACAGAATATACTCCTCTTGGCGCTTTTATGATGCTGGTTCCGATGAATTATTATGTGTTTGCAGCGCTTATTTTAGTTTTTGCTGTTGCTATGTTTAACATAAATATCGGTGCAATGAAAGTCCACGAAAATCGAGCAATTGAGACAGGACAAGTTGTTGATCCATCGAAAGAGGTACTTGGTGATGTGAAAGAAGACTTACCATCAAGTGACAAAGGGACAGTTGGCAACCTTGTTTGGCCAATCATATCTCTCATTATTGGGACTGTTGCATCTATGTTGTATACAGGATATAGTGCGATTGAAGATAAAACAGATGTAACAATCTTCACCATTTTTGAGAACACTGATGTATCTGCTTCACTATTATATGGTGGTCTTTTTGGCTTAGTTGTTACCATTATCTTGTTTTTAGCGAGAGGAATTAAAGGTAATTATTTACCTTTAGCATTGAAAGAAGGAATTAAATCCATGCTGCCGGCCATTTATATTCTATTATTTGCATGGGTTATCGTAGATCTTATCGGTCAATTGAGTACTGGTGAATATCTGGCAGGACTTGTAGAAAAATCTAACTTAAATCTATCTTATTTACCGGTAGTTATGTTTGTTCTCGCTGCATTTATGGCATTTGCAACAGGAACATCTTGGGGTACATTTGGAATTATGCTACCAATTGCAGGAGAAATTACAGCTGCAACGGATATTAATATGCTACTTCCGGCAATGGCAGCAGTTCTTGCAGGTTCAGTACTCGGAGACCATTGTTCACCGATTTCCGATACAACTATCCTATCCTCGACAGGTGCAGGGAGTCACCACATCGATCACGTGATGACACAGTTGCCGTATGCAATAACTGGTGGTGGAATAGCTGCGATCGGTTATCTCGTTTTAGGATTAACAGGAAGCAGTATTATTGGGTTTATAAGTATTATTCTATTGTTGGGCGCATTCATTACCATACTAGCAAGAAAACAAAAACAAGTGGTTAAAGAGAGGGCTTAGCTCTCTCTTTTTGTTGGTTTCCAGAAGAGTATCCAATTTCTTCTAATGATTTATTATGAATTCAATAGTAATTTAGCTGTAAGAAAAAAAAGTATTATGATAAAAATGGTAAATAGTAAAAGTATTTTTTAAGTGAAAAATTCCTTCTACACTTTTATGAGCTAAATAAATAAAGAAAATGATTAAAAATTAATATGGTGTATAAACTATTTCCATATTTCTTTTGAACTATTTAAAATTTCTGAAAATATCATCTTAAAATAGTATTTTTTCAAAATTTTTTATAGACATAGGAATAAAGTCCATTTATACTATGTATAGATTAAAATAAATAATCAGAAAATTAATTAATTTCTAATTGTTTCCACTTTTTAAAAAAGAGAAACAAAAGAGGAGGAAAAACTATGGAAAATCGCCCACAGTGGGGGACAAGGGCAGGATTTATTTTAGCGGCCGTTGGTTCTGCAGTAGGTTTAGGTAATATTTGGAGATTCCCGGCAACAGCTTATGAAAATGGAGGAGGAGCATTCTTCATTCCATACTTATTCGCACTTTTAACGGCTGGTATCCCATTACTTGTTATGGAGTTTACAATCGGTCATAAATATCGCGGTTCAGCTCCTATGTCTTTAGGAAGAATGAGCAAAGGTTCTGAGTGGATTGGTTGGTGGCAAGTTGCCATTTCATTTGTTATATCAACTTATTACGCAGTTATTATTGCGTGGGCCATGTCTTATTCAGTGTTCTCTTTCAATTTAAACTGGGGATCAGACACAGAAGGATTCTTATTTGGTGAATATTTACAATTGGCTGAAACACCTGGACAATTTGGAGGGTTAGTACCAGGAGTACTGATACCATTGGTCATTGTTTGGGTTGTTGCATTAGGTGTTCTTTTTGCAGGAGTTAAAAAAGGTATCGAAGTAGCGAACAAAATTTTCATTCCGGCACTAGTTATTTTATTTGGTATTATCGTTGTTCGTGCATTAACGCTAGAAGGAGCTGCAGCAGGGTTAGATGCTTTCTTTAAGCCTGACTGGAGCAAAATTGCTGATGGTAAAGTTTGGGTAGCAGCGTACGGTCAAATATTCTTTAGTTTATCAATCGCATTTGCTATTATGATTACTTATTCGAGCTACCTACCGAAAAAATCAGATATTACAAATAACGCATTTATTACAGGCTTCAGTAACTCAGCCTTTGAATTATTAGCGGGTATTGGAGTATTCAGTGCACTAGGATTTATGGCAGCACAACAGGGTGTTCCAGTTAGTGAAGTCGTGTCAGCTGGTGTAGGTTTAGCATTCGTTGTATTTCCGCAAATTATTAACGAGTTCCCAGCTCTTAATGGACTGTTTGGATTTTTATTCTTTGGCTCGTTAGTACTTGCAGGCTTATCATCTTTAATTTCAATTGTGGAAACATTTGTAGCAGGTGTGCAAGAAAAGTTCAATGTATCAAGAACAAAAGCTGTTGCATTTGGTGGAGGGTTATCAGCTTTAGTATCTTTAATTTTTGCAACCAAAGGCGGTTTATACTTCCTAGATTCAGTCGACTATTTTATTAATCAATTCGGTGTAGCAATGGCAGGTTTATTTGAAGTAATTGCAATTGCTTGGTTTGTTAAAGAACTTAAAAATCTTCAATCTCATGCAAACTCAATGTCTGATATTCAAATTGGAGCATGGTGGAGAATTTGCTTGGGTGTCATTACACCAATTGTGTTAGGCTATATGATGTTTGATAATCTGCGTAACAACTTAACAGCACCGTACGGAGACTACCCTTTAGGATTCTTATTTAGCTGGGGATGGACTGTAGCAATTGGCGCCATGCTAGTTGGTGTTCTATTCACAATTAAACGAAATAAAGTTGATCAATCACTTTCTACGTCAAAGAACAAGGGGGCATCACAGTCATGAGTGGAAGTGCAATTGCAATGATGATTATTGGTATGGTCATTATATGGGGCGGAATGGCAGCAAGTATTACGAATGCTGTGGTAAAATCGAAAAGAAAATAATAAGAAAAGAGGCTGATTGTTATAGAATTCAGCCTCTTATTTTTTTCTTCGTCTTTCAGCTCGATCAGCTCTTTCCCATGATTTAAGATGTGGAAAAGGATCAAATGACCATTCTGTTCGACCATTATCTTTATATAATCCATAATGTAAATGCGGTGGGAACTTTCCTGCTGTTCCTGGAGGACCATAGCCGGAGCTTCCTACAGATCCAATTAACTGACCAGGCTCTACAATCTGTCCTACTTTAAGGCCGTCTGCAAAACCATTTAGGTGAGCAAAATAATGATAAGTATTGTCGATATCACGAATTCCAACTCTCCAGCCTCCGAAGCGGTTCCACCCCTTCATTTCAATGACTCCATAACATGTGGACTTTACAGGAACACCATAGTTGGCAAAAATATCTGTTCCTTCATGAATTCTTCTGCCTCCCCAGCCGCGGGCATCACCCCATGTGTTTTTATAACTAAAATTATGACCAAGCGGAACAGGGAAGGTATGCTTGCCTAGATCTAAATGACCATATTGTTTATACAATTTTAAATGACCTAAAATAATCCCAACAGTTTGGTCGCGTTGGTAATAATCCCATAAGCCTATCTTTAAGTTTTCTAAGTCAGATCCATAAGATTGCAGGTAATGGGCAAATGAATATAAAACATCTTCATCATTTTTTGGATCGGCAAGTTTGTCTCCATTTCCATCTTCACCAATTCCACCAAAGAGTCCTATACTAGCAGGATTTTTATCATCTAAATTTGGATTTAAAGGACCCGCCCATACTTCCGGTTTAATATATATTTCAATTGATCCTTCTGCTTTGGGGATATCCTTCCTTGAGTGACGAACATTTCTTTCATATTGATCAACAGCAGCTAGTACATACCATGGGATAGATGTAACGGTTTCAACTTTTTTATATAAGCTCATTAGCTTTTCGTTTTCTTTTAGTTGATCTGTCTTTTCAGCTCCAAAGACCATCGTTTGAACTGAAAGTTGAATCACCATAAAGATGATAATGAGTGTTCCCACTTTTTTCACAGTAATGAGCTCCTTTCCTTATATTCTTTTGGTAACAGCCGATAGATTGTTTTACTCGGAATAAGGAAAACTAATGAATCAGTACCCATAAGTTTCTTTTTATAGTTTGGTTTTCAATAGCTATTTCATAAATAGAAAATGTTAGAAATTACATACACGTCTTTTCCTTGTCCCATACCAAACGTTGTGATAAAGTGGTAAACGTATATAGTAATGTTTTGTCAGTTAGTTTATATAGAATACATATTGGAGATGAATCTGATGGCGAAGAAAGAAGAATATTTACGTAAGCCAGAATGGTTAAAAATAAAACTTAATACGAATGAAAATTATACAGATTTAAAGAAATTAATGAGGGAGAAAAATCTTCACACTGTTTGTGAAGAAGCAAAATGCCCGAATATTCATGAATGTTGGGCAGTTCGTCGTACTGCAACATTTATGATATTAGGTGCGGTTTGTACACGTGCCTGCAGATTCTGTGCAGTTAAAACAGGTCTTCCAACAGAACTTGATTTAGCAGAACCGGAACGCGTAGCAGATTCTGTTGCGCTTATGAATCTGAAGCATGCAGTTGTAACAGCAGTAGCCCGTGATGATTTAAAAGATGGTGGGGCAAATGTGTTTGCTGAAACAGTGCGTGCTATTCGACGCAAAAGCCCATTTACTACGATTGAAGTGCTACCGTCTGATATGGGTGGAGTGTATGAAAACCTTAAAATTTTGATGGATGCAAAGCCTGACATTTTAAATCATAATATTGAAACAGTTCGCGAGCTTACTCCAAGGGTTCGTGCACGTGCAAAATATGACCGCTCATTGGAATTTTTAAAGCGTGCGAAAGAAATGCAGCCGCAAATTCCAACAAAATCGAGCCTAATGATCGGGTTAGGAGAAACAAAAGAGCAAATCATTGAAACAATGGATGATTTAAGAGCAAACGATGTTGACATTATGACAATTGGTCAATATTTGCAACCAACGAAAAAGCACTTAAAGGTTCAAAAGTACTATCATCCGGATGAATTTGCAGAACTAAGGGAAATTGCGCTAAGTAAAGGCTTCAGTCACTGTGAAGCAGGTCCACTTGTTCGATCTTCCTACCATGCAGATGAGCAAGTAAACGCAGCAGCTAAACAAAAACAAGCACAGGCTTAATTAAAAGGGTATAGAAACTTAATTTTGGTTTCTATACCTTTTTTTAATAGGTTAAATCTAAAGTATATCAGCGGATTTTGGGATTTATCAGCGTTTCTGGCGAAAAATAAAAAAAGTGAACCACCCTGAGGGCAGCCCACCTTTCAAAACTATTGCATTTTCTCTTTCTCATAACGGACACGTTCGTAATCATCTTTCATATCGTCATCGATATCCTCATTCATTTCACCATAACCCTCACCATTTGCATTTTCTCCTTTGTTGAGAGCACGTCCTTGTGGAGATTCAAGCATTTTGTGAATCGTATCGGTTAAGATTTCATCAATGTCACGGCTTGTAGAATCAAGTGGACTGTATGCTTGGATTTGTTGTATCATATTTGGATTATCTGACACGTACACGTGATAATAACGCGGAACAACAGATAATGCTGTCTTTTTCACTTGGTCAGCTGTGTCGTTACGATTTTTTGAGTCTGTTTCATAAGCGACTAATACCTCTTCATCTGTTACTAATGTGGCCACATCATTTACATTGGGCAACTGAACGCTCAGACTGCTAATCGTATTGGC encodes:
- a CDS encoding YunC family protein is translated as MVTMTPIVIDGNQFTAITVALPKTNFMAITNEKGYIMCGALDVALLNEKLKDRGIIAGRAVGVRTIEQLLEAPLESVTYEAETRGITVGTKGKDALLKMI
- a CDS encoding methionine/alanine import family NSS transporter small subunit, giving the protein MSGSAIAMMIIGMVIIWGGMAASITNAVVKSKRK
- the yunB gene encoding sporulation protein YunB, translating into MAKFRGRRPRRGPLPFRYVVLLTCVIFILLTSVSFWIVNVQIESTMMKIAKLEANKVATTIIHDAVEEEIMTNEEQENLVKIDKDSEGNVNSFTFNQRAVAMVKKRVTDNVTKKLGEIERNNFHGMTPNTDGDNGIIYEIPLGKITGNSILSTLGPGIPIEYYLIGDVFTDIKTSTKEYGINNAVHEIGIFVEVSVQVVIPFATDVVKAVNTIPVVIQTEQGEVPEYYNSGDEGADHSIELPKK
- the lipA gene encoding lipoyl synthase; this translates as MAKKEEYLRKPEWLKIKLNTNENYTDLKKLMREKNLHTVCEEAKCPNIHECWAVRRTATFMILGAVCTRACRFCAVKTGLPTELDLAEPERVADSVALMNLKHAVVTAVARDDLKDGGANVFAETVRAIRRKSPFTTIEVLPSDMGGVYENLKILMDAKPDILNHNIETVRELTPRVRARAKYDRSLEFLKRAKEMQPQIPTKSSLMIGLGETKEQIIETMDDLRANDVDIMTIGQYLQPTKKHLKVQKYYHPDEFAELREIALSKGFSHCEAGPLVRSSYHADEQVNAAAKQKQAQA
- a CDS encoding sodium-dependent transporter, with protein sequence MENRPQWGTRAGFILAAVGSAVGLGNIWRFPATAYENGGGAFFIPYLFALLTAGIPLLVMEFTIGHKYRGSAPMSLGRMSKGSEWIGWWQVAISFVISTYYAVIIAWAMSYSVFSFNLNWGSDTEGFLFGEYLQLAETPGQFGGLVPGVLIPLVIVWVVALGVLFAGVKKGIEVANKIFIPALVILFGIIVVRALTLEGAAAGLDAFFKPDWSKIADGKVWVAAYGQIFFSLSIAFAIMITYSSYLPKKSDITNNAFITGFSNSAFELLAGIGVFSALGFMAAQQGVPVSEVVSAGVGLAFVVFPQIINEFPALNGLFGFLFFGSLVLAGLSSLISIVETFVAGVQEKFNVSRTKAVAFGGGLSALVSLIFATKGGLYFLDSVDYFINQFGVAMAGLFEVIAIAWFVKELKNLQSHANSMSDIQIGAWWRICLGVITPIVLGYMMFDNLRNNLTAPYGDYPLGFLFSWGWTVAIGAMLVGVLFTIKRNKVDQSLSTSKNKGASQS
- a CDS encoding Na+/H+ antiporter NhaC family protein, whose amino-acid sequence is MSGTIFSIIPPIIAILMVVITRRVLLSLGVGIVSAALILKDFSITDSGLVILEAIKAIFISDGELNTWNVYILLFLLLLGIITALISISGGSRAFGEWAQKRVKTRAGAQLTAAFLGILIFIDDYFNALAVGQVSRPITDRQKVSRAKLAYIIDSTSAPVCVISPVSSWGAYIIAMIATILTTHGVTEYTPLGAFMMLVPMNYYVFAALILVFAVAMFNINIGAMKVHENRAIETGQVVDPSKEVLGDVKEDLPSSDKGTVGNLVWPIISLIIGTVASMLYTGYSAIEDKTDVTIFTIFENTDVSASLLYGGLFGLVVTIILFLARGIKGNYLPLALKEGIKSMLPAIYILLFAWVIVDLIGQLSTGEYLAGLVEKSNLNLSYLPVVMFVLAAFMAFATGTSWGTFGIMLPIAGEITAATDINMLLPAMAAVLAGSVLGDHCSPISDTTILSSTGAGSHHIDHVMTQLPYAITGGGIAAIGYLVLGLTGSSIIGFISIILLLGAFITILARKQKQVVKERA
- a CDS encoding DUF72 domain-containing protein gives rise to the protein MSTIQIGLTGWGDHDSLYVNSNTTTKLQEYAAHFPTVEIDSTFYAIQPERNMEKWVRDTPEGFQFIAKAYQGMTGHLRGEIPFDHKIDMFNAYLKSLEPLKASKKLAMVLFQFPPWFSCTKENVEYLKWCREKMGDTEVALEFRNRSWFSPTYYEKTLQFMEMEDWIHSIVDEPQAGERSIPTVLHPTNPHKTLIRLHGRNVYGWNKPANGDDWRDVRYLYKYNEQELQEWQEHLSKIKSHTETIFMLFNNNSGGDAAENAKMMISLLGIHYSGLAEKQLSLFSDED
- a CDS encoding M23 family metallopeptidase produces the protein MVFGAEKTDQLKENEKLMSLYKKVETVTSIPWYVLAAVDQYERNVRHSRKDIPKAEGSIEIYIKPEVWAGPLNPNLDDKNPASIGLFGGIGEDGNGDKLADPKNDEDVLYSFAHYLQSYGSDLENLKIGLWDYYQRDQTVGIILGHLKLYKQYGHLDLGKHTFPVPLGHNFSYKNTWGDARGWGGRRIHEGTDIFANYGVPVKSTCYGVIEMKGWNRFGGWRVGIRDIDNTYHYFAHLNGFADGLKVGQIVEPGQLIGSVGSSGYGPPGTAGKFPPHLHYGLYKDNGRTEWSFDPFPHLKSWERADRAERRRKK
- a CDS encoding YhcN/YlaJ family sporulation lipoprotein, which encodes MLLLIKTKLATTVLGLSLLTACQYGAEEDTSLMHENGNTINVSDRTDLYNEEGAPNANDKGASFGFVRHQKSGIPQDVAYTPTPGMDREQVANTISSLSVQLPNVNDVATLVTDEEVLVAYETDSKNRNDTADQVKKTALSVVPRYYHVYVSDNPNMIQQIQAYSPLDSTSRDIDEILTDTIHKMLESPQGRALNKGENANGEGYGEMNEDIDDDMKDDYERVRYEKEKMQ
- a CDS encoding bifunctional metallophosphatase/5'-nucleotidase, with translation MLETVHLYHTNDLHSHFENWPSIVQFLKTKKNDHKEQQEQMILLDIGDHADRFHPITEATKGKANVHLLNHLEYDAVTIGNNEGITFSHDDLDTLYEQAQFPVILSNLYTELGERPKWVVPYHIVTLHNGMKMALLGVTVFYEKFYELLGWKIKDPFQSLTETIQQVRDQVDIIILLSHLGISDDEIIANEFPDIDVIIGGHTHHVLPEGKEINQTLIAGAGKYGQYIGHISLTINTEEKKIQTHKATLYPMEHEKKVCKETVQWLQQMSMSSDQILSEVVGISSENLSLDWFHDSTFPKLLVQAIKEWCDGEVAMVNSGIILEPLQVGPVTRKDLHRICPHPINPCKVFLKGDVLKEVIVQSRDEKMEQLKLKGLGFRGKVMGRMVFEGIDVRMKVLLDGKEHVTDIFINGEPIQEDRIYGVATIDMFTLGPLFPEISHAEKKIFYMPELLRDLLAWKLGRKSN